In Methanothermus fervidus DSM 2088, a single genomic region encodes these proteins:
- a CDS encoding peptidyl-tRNA hydrolase (COGs: COG1990 conserved hypothetical protein~InterPro IPR002833~KEGG: mth:MTH1697 peptidyl-tRNA hydrolase~PFAM: protein of unknown function UPF0099~PRIAM: Aminoacyl-tRNA hydrolase~SPTR: O27732 Peptidyl-tRNA hydrolase~PFAM: Peptidyl-tRNA hydrolase PTH2~TIGRFAM: peptidyl-tRNA hydrolase), which translates to MKQVIVVRDDIKMSKGKLIAQACHASLESFKNAEKNKIKKWESEGAKKVVLKVKTLDELLKIYEAVKNSGLPHYLVKDAGHTELPPGTITCLGIGPDDDKKIDKITGNLKLLK; encoded by the coding sequence ATGAAACAAGTTATAGTTGTTAGAGATGACATTAAGATGTCTAAAGGTAAATTGATAGCTCAGGCATGTCATGCATCACTTGAGTCATTTAAAAATGCAGAAAAAAATAAAATAAAAAAATGGGAATCTGAGGGTGCAAAAAAAGTTGTTCTTAAAGTAAAAACTTTGGATGAATTACTTAAAATTTATGAGGCTGTAAAAAATTCTGGACTACCACATTATCTTGTGAAGGATGCAGGACATACAGAATTGCCACCAGGTACAATAACATGTTTAGGCATAGGACCTGACGATGATAAAAAAATTGACAAAATAACTGGAAATCTTAAATTACTGAAATGA
- a CDS encoding ABC-3 protein (COGs: COG1108 ABC-type Mn2+/Zn2+ transport systems permease components~InterPro IPR006162: IPR001626~KEGG: dau:Daud_1149 ABC-3 protein~PFAM: ABC-3 protein~SPTR: B1I445 ABC-3 protein~PFAM: ABC 3 transport family), whose amino-acid sequence MMIFLDLFKMFSYDFMRQALLIGTIGGFTCGMLGVMVVGMGLSLIGITIAHAAFLGSVIAFFIGINPLIGAIVCSIIVSAIIGPLSDKRELNPDTVMGFVVAIAHGLAFLLMGLMVSAKTEALNLMWGNAIGMDINALMIVIASFILVVGSTSLFYKEFQAIIFDREIALSVGLPACLIYYGIIFLIGLTVTANLESIGGLLVSTLIICPAAAAYQVTHNLKHLFCVAGFFWRIILFFRNYIFLSSKHSMWSSNSTYIGHNIFYN is encoded by the coding sequence ATGATGATTTTTTTAGATTTGTTTAAAATGTTTTCCTATGACTTCATGAGACAAGCTCTCCTAATAGGAACAATAGGAGGTTTTACATGTGGGATGTTAGGAGTTATGGTAGTTGGAATGGGTTTATCTTTGATTGGTATAACTATTGCACATGCCGCATTTTTAGGCAGTGTTATTGCATTTTTCATTGGAATAAACCCCTTAATTGGAGCAATCGTTTGTAGTATTATAGTATCTGCAATTATAGGTCCATTAAGTGATAAAAGGGAGTTAAATCCTGATACAGTCATGGGATTTGTTGTTGCCATCGCACATGGCTTAGCTTTTCTTCTTATGGGCCTAATGGTATCAGCCAAAACAGAAGCACTGAATTTGATGTGGGGGAATGCCATAGGGATGGATATAAATGCCTTAATGATTGTTATTGCTTCGTTTATATTAGTAGTAGGTAGTACAAGTCTTTTTTATAAAGAGTTTCAAGCTATTATTTTTGATCGTGAAATTGCTCTCTCTGTAGGATTGCCAGCATGTTTAATATATTATGGAATTATTTTTTTGATTGGCTTAACAGTTACTGCCAATTTAGAGTCAATAGGCGGACTGTTAGTATCTACATTAATAATATGTCCAGCTGCAGCTGCTTATCAAGTAACACATAATTTAAAACATTTATTTTGTGTTGCAGGGTTTTTTTGGAGGATTATCTTGTTTTTTAGGAATTATATTTTCTTATCTTCTAAACACTCCATGTGGAGCAGTAATAGTACTTATATCGGCCACAATATTTTTTATAACTAA
- a CDS encoding ABC-3 protein (COGs: COG1108 ABC-type Mn2+/Zn2+ transport systems permease components~InterPro IPR001626~KEGG: dau:Daud_1149 ABC-3 protein~PFAM: ABC-3 protein~SPTR: B1I445 ABC-3 protein~PFAM: ABC 3 transport family), translating into MLLDILTSNFILRALLVGLLGGVSCSMIGVLVTSLRLSFIGPVISHAAFAGGIVSMFVGIDPLIGAFLFSLLSAALTGPLIDRGEISPDTSLGIIFAIAIGIAFLFMGLMPYAERTESYSLIWGSILTVTDFDLIVLVITSLFIITTIVLFYKEFQAIIFDREIALSVGLPAYWIFYGILFLTGLSVAATIQPIGGLLVFSLIITPAATSYNLTDNLKDLFIMSAILGVLSCWVGIFLSYIFNLPSGASIVTISAIIFLISDFFKKAKINEVKKRCSK; encoded by the coding sequence ATGCTACTAGACATCTTAACATCTAATTTTATATTACGCGCATTATTAGTTGGACTTTTGGGTGGAGTTTCATGCTCAATGATTGGTGTCCTAGTGACAAGTTTACGTTTATCATTTATTGGGCCAGTTATTTCACATGCTGCATTTGCTGGTGGTATAGTCTCCATGTTTGTAGGCATTGATCCACTAATAGGTGCTTTTTTATTCAGTTTATTATCGGCGGCATTAACAGGTCCATTAATTGATAGAGGAGAAATTAGCCCAGATACTTCGTTAGGCATAATATTCGCCATTGCAATTGGCATTGCTTTTCTATTTATGGGTTTGATGCCTTATGCTGAAAGAACAGAGTCATATTCACTGATTTGGGGTAGCATTTTAACAGTTACAGACTTTGATTTGATAGTTTTGGTAATCACATCTTTATTTATAATAACCACCATTGTTCTTTTTTATAAAGAGTTTCAAGCTATTATTTTTGATCGTGAAATTGCTCTCTCTGTAGGATTGCCAGCATATTGGATATTTTATGGTATTCTATTTTTAACAGGTTTAAGCGTTGCTGCCACCATTCAGCCTATTGGTGGGTTATTAGTATTTAGTTTAATAATAACTCCTGCAGCAACATCTTACAATTTAACTGACAACTTAAAGGACTTATTTATTATGTCAGCAATTTTAGGAGTTCTCTCATGTTGGGTAGGTATATTTTTATCATATATTTTTAATCTCCCTAGTGGTGCATCTATTGTTACAATTTCTGCAATAATATTTTTAATAAGCGATTTTTTCAAAAAAGCTAAAATCAATGAAGTTAAAAAAAGGTGTTCTAAATGA
- a CDS encoding ABC transporter related protein (COGs: COG1120 ABC-type cobalamin/Fe3+-siderophores transport systems ATPase components~InterPro IPR003439: IPR003593: IPR017871~KEGG: dau:Daud_1150 ABC transporter related~PFAM: ABC transporter related~SMART: AAA ATPase~SPTR: B1I446 ABC transporter related~PFAM: ABC transporter) encodes MISLNKVAVSYRDEIALRDVTLKIKQGELVGIAGPNGAGKTTLLTAINGLATLVHGEVKVLGYKMSAGKKGRDFRLDWKIAQLRKKIGYVPQGLNIDPRVPISVKEAVMIGRYGHIGLGRRPKKEDWDIVNEVMKLIGIMNLANKPVGHLSGGEKQKVSIARALAQKPSILLLDEPTSFLDWRSRIEILRLIKEVHEKYNLTTLFVTHDPIDTFNICNRVVLLNKGEIVATGHPNKVFSPKNLRNVYGVNLEEITNATRHLNI; translated from the coding sequence GTGATTTCTTTAAACAAAGTTGCTGTTTCGTATCGTGATGAAATAGCACTGAGAGATGTTACTCTAAAAATAAAACAGGGAGAATTAGTTGGAATTGCTGGCCCCAATGGGGCCGGCAAAACTACTCTTCTTACAGCAATCAATGGTTTAGCTACATTAGTACATGGAGAAGTTAAAGTACTTGGATATAAAATGTCAGCAGGAAAAAAAGGAAGAGATTTTCGCCTTGACTGGAAGATAGCTCAATTAAGAAAAAAAATTGGATATGTACCTCAGGGACTAAATATCGACCCACGAGTTCCTATTTCTGTAAAAGAAGCTGTTATGATAGGGCGTTATGGTCACATTGGTCTAGGAAGACGACCAAAAAAGGAAGATTGGGATATAGTTAATGAAGTAATGAAACTCATAGGAATAATGAATTTAGCAAATAAACCAGTTGGCCATCTGTCAGGAGGTGAAAAACAAAAAGTTTCTATTGCAAGAGCATTAGCACAAAAACCATCAATTTTATTGTTAGATGAGCCTACTTCTTTTTTAGATTGGCGTTCTCGTATAGAAATACTTCGACTCATAAAGGAGGTACATGAAAAATATAATTTAACAACATTATTTGTGACTCATGATCCTATAGACACCTTTAATATTTGTAATAGAGTAGTTTTATTAAATAAAGGGGAGATAGTAGCCACAGGCCACCCTAATAAAGTATTCTCTCCAAAAAATCTCCGAAATGTTTATGGTGTCAACTTGGAGGAAATTACTAATGCTACTAGACATCTTAACATCTAA
- a CDS encoding periplasmic solute binding protein (COGs: COG0803 ABC-type metal ion transport system periplasmic component/surface adhesin~InterPro IPR006129: IPR006127~KEGG: dau:Daud_1151 periplasmic solute binding protein~PFAM: periplasmic solute binding protein~SPTR: B1I429 Periplasmic solute binding protein~PFAM: Periplasmic solute binding protein family) has translation MERKWIIGCIVLLLVIAGGIIAYEFGIQPESNKIYVVTTSSDIADIAKAVGGEKIEVQNIVPPAQCPGHFDIKPETMETLKKAKLFLRHDYDSQKFSDKLVKSSGNTNVTIVTVGMMNATFMTPPMRIVGIDNVTNALIKIDPKNANYYKQRAEALKLETKKIAAEQKKRLNQYGANKTKVIVALYQTGFAKWAGFEIVAVYPPDIPMGKVKQLIERGRQEGAELVIDNLQSPDRAAANAISKELNIPMVTLSNYPGGMEGTSTWKDSFIKNVDLIIMQLQKIHKKH, from the coding sequence ATGGAAAGAAAATGGATAATCGGATGTATTGTTCTTCTGCTTGTTATAGCAGGAGGTATTATAGCCTATGAGTTTGGAATACAACCCGAATCAAATAAAATATATGTAGTTACAACAAGTAGTGACATAGCTGACATAGCTAAAGCAGTGGGTGGAGAAAAAATAGAAGTTCAAAATATTGTTCCTCCTGCCCAATGTCCTGGACATTTTGATATTAAACCAGAAACAATGGAAACTTTAAAAAAAGCCAAGTTGTTTTTAAGACATGATTATGATAGTCAAAAATTTAGTGATAAATTAGTAAAATCATCAGGAAATACTAATGTTACAATTGTTACAGTTGGAATGATGAATGCAACATTTATGACACCACCAATGCGTATTGTTGGTATAGATAATGTTACTAATGCCCTTATTAAAATAGATCCTAAAAATGCCAATTATTATAAACAAAGAGCTGAAGCTTTAAAATTGGAAACTAAAAAAATAGCAGCAGAACAGAAAAAAAGATTAAATCAATATGGTGCCAATAAGACAAAAGTTATTGTAGCATTATACCAAACAGGATTTGCTAAATGGGCTGGATTTGAAATAGTGGCAGTTTATCCTCCAGATATACCTATGGGAAAAGTAAAACAATTAATTGAAAGAGGACGTCAAGAAGGAGCTGAATTAGTGATAGACAATCTACAATCACCTGACAGAGCAGCAGCTAACGCCATATCTAAAGAATTAAATATCCCTATGGTAACATTGAGTAACTATCCTGGAGGAATGGAAGGCACAAGTACATGGAAAGATTCCTTCATTAAAAATGTAGACTTGATTATAATGCAACTACAAAAGATACATAAAAAACACTGA
- a CDS encoding Metal-dependent hydrolase of the beta-lactamase superfamily II (COGs: COG1237 Metal-dependent hydrolase of the beta-lactamase superfamily II~KEGG: mka:MK1323 beta-lactamase superfamily hydrolase~SPTR: Q8TVR5 Metal-dependent hydrolase of the beta-lactamase superfamily~PFAM: Metallo-beta-lactamase superfamily), protein MINAKVVYDNNIGKEEKGLIASWGFSVFIRSHGRSILFDTGADSKILINNINQLGLNVEDIHSIVISHTHGDHIGGLRGLLKTNPSPNVYIPGRYSALQSNSYNVIEGCQKIYEGIFIINYDNSQALIFTEDENMTIFVSRTPLRALKIIKKAYETMKKDINCAFCGFCLHSPLETEKAAKFLHDIGVKKIVICHCSDELDKKILDKKFECIKAGVGTTIKI, encoded by the coding sequence ATGATAAATGCAAAGGTAGTATATGACAACAATATTGGTAAAGAGGAAAAAGGTTTAATAGCTTCTTGGGGATTCTCGGTTTTTATTAGAAGTCATGGAAGATCTATATTATTTGACACTGGCGCTGATTCTAAAATACTTATTAATAATATTAATCAATTAGGTTTAAATGTGGAGGATATTCATTCGATAGTTATCTCCCATACACATGGTGACCATATTGGAGGCCTGCGTGGTTTATTAAAGACCAATCCAAGCCCCAATGTTTATATTCCAGGAAGATATAGTGCACTACAGAGTAATTCATATAATGTAATCGAAGGTTGCCAGAAGATCTATGAAGGCATATTTATTATAAACTATGATAATAGTCAGGCTCTCATATTTACAGAAGATGAAAACATGACTATTTTTGTTTCTAGGACACCTTTAAGAGCATTGAAAATTATAAAAAAAGCTTATGAGACAATGAAAAAAGATATTAATTGTGCATTTTGTGGTTTTTGTCTTCATAGTCCATTAGAAACAGAGAAAGCAGCTAAATTTTTACATGATATTGGTGTTAAAAAAATTGTTATTTGTCATTGCTCAGATGAATTAGATAAAAAGATTTTAGATAAAAAATTTGAATGTATAAAAGCAGGAGTTGGAACAACTATTAAAATTTGA
- a CDS encoding ATPase (KEGG: cth:Cthe_0434 ATPase~SPTR: A3DCJ3 ATPase): MIRKIFFGCNTARGFCSFFNFLKEKDKGRIFILKGGPGHGKSTIIKSVADEMINKGYDVELQFCSLDCNSLDAAVIHSLNLAVAATTGHHVMDPEFPGVVESIVNLDRCLQASNLFCYKNDIIFLFKNVRRNLKRACRYLKAAKLMAENIRDVTCTYQSLLEINKVVKELKRNILVSSSNSKKLGLKRHVFASAFTPEGYKTFIKTLVKGYTIYKIIGNEYCITKILKKIGEEAVLNRFNIEYCHHPLDPYNIEHLIFPDLNLAIISNTDIPDKKCEEVYNINNGPLQMPEEKKMEELIEYAIKNFRRAYKYHRKLEEYYVKNMKFNCVEKILERLIQEINEWESFIKKGIK, translated from the coding sequence GTGATTAGAAAAATATTTTTTGGTTGTAACACTGCCCGTGGATTTTGTTCTTTTTTTAATTTTCTAAAAGAAAAGGATAAAGGAAGGATATTTATATTAAAAGGAGGCCCGGGGCATGGTAAATCTACGATTATAAAATCTGTAGCTGATGAAATGATAAATAAAGGCTATGATGTTGAACTTCAATTTTGTTCTCTAGATTGTAACTCTCTTGATGCAGCAGTAATACATTCCCTAAATTTAGCAGTCGCTGCTACTACTGGTCATCATGTGATGGACCCTGAGTTTCCAGGAGTTGTTGAGAGCATCGTTAATCTTGACAGGTGTCTTCAAGCTTCCAATCTTTTTTGCTATAAAAACGACATTATCTTCCTTTTCAAGAATGTTCGAAGAAATTTGAAGAGAGCATGTAGATATCTTAAAGCAGCTAAATTAATGGCTGAAAATATAAGAGATGTTACTTGTACCTATCAGAGCCTGTTGGAAATTAATAAAGTTGTAAAAGAACTCAAAAGAAATATTTTAGTATCATCTTCAAATTCAAAAAAATTGGGTCTTAAAAGACATGTTTTTGCAAGTGCTTTCACACCAGAAGGCTATAAAACATTCATCAAAACGCTCGTAAAAGGATATACAATTTATAAAATTATTGGAAATGAATATTGTATAACAAAGATACTAAAAAAAATTGGCGAAGAAGCCGTATTAAATAGATTTAACATTGAATATTGTCATCATCCTCTCGATCCTTACAACATAGAACATTTAATTTTCCCAGATTTAAATTTAGCAATTATATCCAATACTGATATTCCTGATAAAAAATGTGAAGAAGTTTATAATATCAATAATGGTCCTCTACAGATGCCAGAAGAAAAAAAGATGGAAGAGCTTATTGAATATGCTATAAAGAACTTTAGAAGAGCTTATAAATACCATCGTAAACTAGAGGAATATTATGTAAAAAATATGAAGTTTAATTGTGTAGAGAAAATTTTAGAAAGGCTTATACAAGAAATAAATGAGTGGGAAAGTTTCATTAAAAAGGGGATAAAATGA
- a CDS encoding Methyltransferase type 11 (COGs: COG2226 Methylase involved in ubiquinone/menaquinone biosynthesis~InterPro IPR013216~KEGG: mac:MA2155 hypothetical protein~PFAM: Methyltransferase type 11~SPTR: Q8TNX2 Putative uncharacterized protein~PFAM: Methyltransferase domain) yields MSVNPANPKWWNKWAEIFDESVVQRELEKKWLFDAWKNLLKKVLPEEDNLSVLDIGTGTGFLAIVLAELGHSVTAIDVSSRMLNIAKKRAIQRGLNINFKLEDAMNLSDVYSEDFDVVISRYLTWCLPDLKKAYREWYHIIKNNGRLINIDGNWFRYRKSLTANIWRSLAWGLIYLTEKRKPGRHKKQELVSYKYPTARLTRPEDDIKILNSLGYRVIKVISDIYPFLYRGLQGKIEYIKRGYWGPAFMIVAEKRRNYCD; encoded by the coding sequence ATGAGTGTGAATCCTGCAAATCCGAAATGGTGGAATAAATGGGCAGAAATTTTTGATGAGTCGGTTGTACAAAGAGAATTGGAAAAAAAATGGCTTTTTGACGCTTGGAAAAATCTTTTAAAAAAAGTATTACCTGAAGAAGATAATTTATCTGTTTTAGATATAGGTACAGGGACAGGATTTTTAGCAATAGTTCTAGCAGAATTAGGACATTCTGTAACAGCAATAGATGTTTCATCAAGAATGTTAAACATTGCTAAAAAAAGAGCTATCCAAAGAGGTTTAAATATCAATTTCAAATTAGAGGATGCTATGAATTTATCTGACGTTTATTCTGAAGATTTTGACGTTGTTATTAGTAGATATCTAACATGGTGCTTACCAGATCTCAAAAAAGCATATAGAGAATGGTATCATATCATAAAAAATAATGGAAGATTGATAAATATAGATGGTAATTGGTTTAGATATCGTAAGTCCCTTACTGCAAATATTTGGCGTTCTTTAGCATGGGGGTTAATATACCTTACAGAAAAGCGAAAACCTGGACGCCATAAAAAGCAGGAGTTGGTATCCTACAAATATCCTACTGCCAGATTAACACGTCCTGAGGATGATATAAAAATATTAAACTCATTAGGATATAGAGTAATAAAGGTAATATCGGATATATATCCTTTTCTTTATAGAGGATTGCAAGGAAAGATAGAATACATAAAAAGAGGTTACTGGGGACCTGCTTTTATGATTGTGGCTGAAAAACGGAGGAATTATTGTGATTAG
- a CDS encoding FAD-dependent pyridine nucleotide-disulfide oxidoreductase (COGs: COG0644 Dehydrogenase (flavoprotein)~InterPro IPR013027~KEGG: tpd:Teth39_1140 glucose-inhibited division protein A~PFAM: FAD-dependent pyridine nucleotide-disulphide oxidoreductase~SPTR: C6P810 Glucose-inhibited division protein A~PFAM: Glucose inhibited division protein A) codes for MVKVVIVGGGWAGCTAAFVASKLGAEVTLIEKSDTLLGCGLAAGITENNGRYTATKELEYLGCGELLDTINNATVHESVDLPGHHHTKLYDPVKVEPQIRKILKNMGVNLYFRCRADDVVVENKKINEVILSNEMSIDGDVFVDATGSAGPMGNCLKYGNGCSICVLRCPSFGPRVSISGRAGINELASRRNKDEGFGAFSGACTLIKETLDEELKSQLEENGFLIIPDPNNWTEINYLDIKACQQYASPIFKKNIILLDTGTYAKLMKPFYPLEELRKLDGFENVMYAHPQRSDSNSIRFLSRAPRNNALKVKGIKNLFCVGEKSGFFVGCVEAMATGFIAGYNSVNYSKKKKLLKLPSLLSVGDIILYENERVKTGDLKNKYTFSGGLYFQRMKNKGLYMLNDDDIKNKVKKVLKDECESCKSEMVE; via the coding sequence ATGGTTAAGGTTGTTATAGTAGGAGGTGGGTGGGCAGGGTGTACTGCTGCATTTGTAGCTAGTAAATTAGGTGCAGAAGTTACTTTAATCGAAAAATCAGATACTCTTCTAGGATGTGGTTTAGCGGCTGGAATTACAGAAAACAATGGCAGATATACTGCCACAAAAGAATTAGAATATCTTGGTTGTGGTGAATTATTAGATACAATTAACAATGCTACAGTACATGAAAGTGTGGATCTTCCAGGACATCATCATACAAAATTATATGATCCAGTAAAAGTAGAGCCTCAAATTCGTAAAATCCTTAAAAATATGGGTGTAAATTTATATTTCCGGTGCAGAGCGGATGACGTGGTAGTTGAAAATAAAAAGATCAATGAAGTAATTCTCTCTAATGAAATGTCAATAGATGGAGATGTATTCGTTGACGCCACAGGTTCTGCAGGTCCAATGGGGAATTGTCTAAAATACGGAAATGGATGTTCTATTTGTGTACTAAGATGTCCTTCTTTTGGTCCAAGGGTTAGTATAAGTGGTAGAGCTGGTATTAATGAATTAGCAAGTAGAAGAAATAAAGATGAAGGCTTTGGTGCTTTTAGTGGCGCATGTACTCTAATCAAAGAAACTTTAGACGAAGAATTAAAATCCCAATTAGAAGAAAATGGTTTTTTAATCATTCCAGATCCTAACAATTGGACAGAAATAAATTACTTAGATATAAAAGCATGTCAACAATATGCATCGCCAATATTTAAAAAGAATATTATATTATTGGATACAGGGACTTATGCTAAACTTATGAAACCTTTTTATCCTCTTGAAGAGCTTAGGAAATTAGATGGCTTTGAAAATGTGATGTATGCACATCCCCAAAGAAGTGATTCTAATTCAATAAGATTTTTATCTAGGGCTCCAAGAAATAATGCTTTAAAAGTCAAAGGTATAAAAAATCTTTTTTGTGTAGGTGAAAAATCAGGTTTTTTTGTAGGCTGCGTTGAAGCAATGGCAACAGGATTTATTGCAGGTTATAATTCTGTAAATTATTCAAAGAAAAAGAAACTTTTGAAATTACCTTCACTTTTGTCTGTTGGTGATATAATTTTATATGAAAATGAACGTGTTAAAACAGGAGATCTTAAGAACAAATACACTTTTTCTGGAGGATTGTATTTTCAGAGAATGAAAAATAAAGGGCTTTACATGCTAAATGATGACGATATAAAAAATAAGGTAAAAAAGGTGTTAAAAGATGAGTGTGAATCCTGCAAATCCGAAATGGTGGAATAA
- a CDS encoding conserved hypothetical protein (InterPro IPR006058~KEGG: tte:TTE1329 hypothetical protein~SPTR: C6P811 Putative uncharacterized protein), producing MKNKNFSKFECIDAGTEYCPCYLAKLGECYECPLLRGEKFCDCKWRGICKYYEYIWSTGNIKLRKTVSSKVLNKDMKNDILFLRLKLPHTFLIELKKPGSYVFIRPSSMPPYFDLPVAVMYVNETYNYIELAVKIKGPKTKALSLEKNSIMVRGPYYNGIIGLKNIENLNKSKCVLILSGMAQTSAVLLINELLKHNNIVFIFKDKLCPFFIKKYINSNKIEIQTINLNGNNWLKDLDLKDIDFIYVGGCRDLQDRIFNFLKARQNKVKVAFSNNNRLCCGEGICGSCEITISGYKLRSCKIQFR from the coding sequence ATGAAAAATAAAAATTTCTCTAAATTTGAGTGTATTGATGCAGGCACTGAATACTGTCCTTGTTACCTAGCTAAATTAGGGGAATGTTATGAATGTCCTCTTCTAAGAGGTGAGAAGTTTTGCGACTGCAAATGGAGAGGTATATGTAAATACTATGAATATATATGGAGCACGGGTAATATAAAGTTGCGAAAGACAGTGTCATCTAAAGTACTGAATAAAGACATGAAGAATGACATCCTATTTCTCAGGTTAAAACTTCCACATACATTTCTTATTGAATTGAAAAAACCAGGATCTTACGTATTCATCAGACCGTCCTCTATGCCTCCTTATTTTGATTTACCTGTGGCTGTGATGTATGTCAACGAAACTTATAATTACATAGAACTAGCAGTAAAAATAAAAGGACCAAAAACAAAAGCATTATCTTTAGAAAAAAACAGTATAATGGTACGAGGTCCTTATTACAATGGTATTATTGGATTAAAAAATATAGAAAACCTGAATAAATCAAAGTGCGTTCTTATTTTAAGTGGAATGGCACAAACTTCAGCTGTTTTATTAATTAATGAATTGCTAAAACACAATAACATTGTTTTTATTTTTAAGGATAAATTATGTCCGTTTTTCATAAAAAAATATATAAACAGTAATAAGATAGAAATTCAAACCATTAATTTAAACGGAAATAATTGGCTAAAGGATCTTGATTTAAAAGACATAGATTTTATCTATGTAGGAGGATGTCGAGATTTACAAGATAGAATTTTTAATTTTTTAAAAGCACGTCAAAATAAAGTTAAAGTTGCATTTTCAAATAATAATCGATTATGTTGTGGTGAAGGGATTTGTGGAAGTTGTGAGATCACAATATCTGGTTATAAATTAAGATCTTGTAAAATACAATTTAGGTGA